A window of the Pseudomonas gozinkensis genome harbors these coding sequences:
- a CDS encoding DUF4129 domain-containing protein: MRLSDATVAIRPRTTWEAMDLGVLMSQQHRRLLMTSWAIVTLPLFAVLSLLLWDSPSLAVFIFWWLKPAYERLPLYILSKALFGETPTLKQALCQWPRLLKPQLLASLTWRRLSLSRSFLLPVQQLEGLDGTARQQRLQVLLQRNAGAAQWLTIIGVHLETALWIGLLVLFYLLLPQQVETDWDWQSLIFAADHEWRWLEHLTNAFYALILVIWEPVYVACGFSLYLNRRTVLEAWDIELVFRRLRQRLNSSAIGLLLVVCLLLPGVPSAWAADPATAPEAPRLLNQPLTSEASRNSIKALLEQAPFKNKETVTRYRFGEDPAATEKPKEGEAPQWLKTLLDWLDGRHLDGLAKAIEVVLWGAVIAGLGYLLWRYRDFLQTFVGRRPHLPERIKRPLPQQAFGLDLQKESLPDDIASHAEQLWQTEPRAALGLLYRALLSHLLHDFNLTLKPADTESEVLARIEHLKRPDLLAYSRHLTGHWQNMAYGHRIPAAHLQQELCDGWRTLFGHGAAR; the protein is encoded by the coding sequence ATGCGCCTGAGTGATGCCACCGTGGCAATTCGTCCGCGCACCACCTGGGAAGCCATGGACCTGGGCGTGCTCATGAGCCAGCAGCACCGCCGCCTGCTGATGACCAGTTGGGCCATCGTCACCCTGCCGCTGTTCGCCGTGCTCAGCCTGTTGTTGTGGGATTCGCCGTCACTCGCCGTGTTCATCTTCTGGTGGCTGAAACCGGCCTACGAACGCTTGCCGTTGTACATCCTGTCCAAAGCACTGTTCGGCGAAACACCCACCTTGAAACAGGCCTTGTGCCAATGGCCGCGCCTGCTCAAGCCGCAACTGCTCGCCAGCCTGACCTGGCGCCGCCTCAGCCTGAGCCGCAGCTTCCTGTTGCCAGTGCAGCAACTCGAAGGCCTCGACGGCACGGCCCGCCAGCAGCGCTTGCAGGTACTGCTGCAACGCAATGCCGGCGCCGCACAGTGGCTGACCATCATCGGCGTGCATCTGGAAACGGCGCTGTGGATCGGCCTGCTGGTGTTGTTCTACCTGCTTCTGCCGCAACAGGTCGAAACCGACTGGGACTGGCAGAGCCTTATCTTCGCGGCCGATCACGAATGGCGCTGGCTGGAGCATCTGACCAATGCGTTCTACGCGCTCATCCTGGTGATCTGGGAACCGGTGTATGTCGCCTGCGGATTCAGCCTGTATCTGAACCGCCGCACCGTCCTCGAAGCCTGGGACATCGAACTGGTGTTCCGCCGCTTGCGCCAGCGTTTGAACAGCAGCGCGATCGGCCTGCTGCTGGTGGTGTGTCTGCTGTTGCCGGGCGTGCCCTCAGCCTGGGCTGCCGACCCCGCCACTGCTCCGGAGGCACCGCGCCTCTTGAACCAGCCGCTGACCAGCGAGGCGTCCCGCAACAGCATCAAGGCCTTGCTTGAACAAGCGCCGTTCAAGAACAAGGAAACCGTCACCCGTTATCGCTTCGGTGAAGATCCCGCGGCTACCGAAAAACCCAAGGAAGGCGAAGCACCGCAATGGTTGAAAACCCTGCTCGACTGGCTGGACGGCCGACATCTCGACGGCCTCGCCAAGGCGATCGAAGTCGTGCTGTGGGGCGCAGTGATCGCCGGCCTCGGCTACCTGCTCTGGCGTTATCGGGACTTTCTGCAAACGTTCGTCGGCCGCCGTCCGCACTTGCCCGAACGGATCAAAAGGCCCTTGCCGCAACAGGCCTTCGGTCTGGATCTGCAAAAGGAGAGCCTGCCCGATGACATCGCCAGCCACGCGGAACAGCTCTGGCAAACCGAACCGCGCGCGGCACTGGGTCTGCTGTATCGGGCGCTGCTCAGTCATCTGCTGCACGACTTCAACCTGACCCTGAAACCCGCCGACACCGAAAGCGAAGTACTGGCCCGGATCGAACACCTGAAGCGTCCCGACCTGCTCGCCTACAGCCGTCATCTCACCGGCCACTGGCAGAACATGGCCTACGGGCACCGGATACCGGCAGCCCATCTGCAACAGGAATTGTGCGATGGCTGGCGCACCCTGTTCGGCCACGGAGCCGCCCGTTGA
- a CDS encoding DUF4350 domain-containing protein, whose product MNRRTLWLAGALIIALLGAPSIYLYLKATPYQAEIDHGPSPAAQANPYLAAEMFLRERGIEVTHAESLAVLPDIDPRQHTLLLFNDRSKMTPRQVDQVLNWARAGGRLVFVAESIWDEKTGQSNDLLLDRVQLHQSFSKDLKDPPPDADADPWPNLTKLYLEDEDAPAYAGFDTAFHLDDPKNLAQAWANSAKATHMMQLAFGLGTITVVTDADLWKTPAIAQHDNAWLLWYLSADTAVTLLYNTEHDGLPTLLWRYFPQAIIALLALIGLWLWHIGVRHGPVQAPAPSGRRQLMEHLRASADFILRHNGQQTLLQALQQDVLRRARHRHPGFDQLNVAEQWLVLSRLTRQPTRAISQALSPAPKRRMSSAEFCRQVAHLQALRNTL is encoded by the coding sequence TTGAACCGGCGCACCTTGTGGCTGGCCGGCGCGCTGATCATCGCCCTGCTCGGTGCGCCGAGCATTTATCTGTACCTCAAGGCCACGCCTTACCAGGCCGAGATCGATCACGGTCCGTCCCCCGCTGCACAAGCCAATCCCTATCTGGCGGCTGAGATGTTTCTGCGCGAGCGCGGGATCGAAGTCACTCATGCCGAGAGCCTCGCCGTGTTGCCCGACATCGATCCTCGCCAGCACACGCTGCTGCTGTTCAACGACCGCTCGAAAATGACTCCGCGTCAGGTCGATCAGGTATTGAACTGGGCCCGGGCCGGCGGACGACTGGTGTTCGTCGCCGAATCGATCTGGGATGAGAAGACCGGCCAGAGCAACGACCTGCTGCTCGACCGCGTGCAACTGCATCAATCTTTCAGCAAGGATCTCAAGGATCCGCCGCCAGATGCCGACGCAGATCCCTGGCCCAATCTGACCAAGCTCTATCTGGAAGACGAAGACGCCCCCGCCTACGCCGGGTTCGACACCGCGTTCCATCTCGACGACCCGAAAAACCTCGCCCAGGCCTGGGCCAACAGCGCCAAAGCCACGCACATGATGCAACTGGCTTTCGGCCTCGGCACGATCACCGTGGTCACCGATGCCGATCTGTGGAAAACCCCGGCCATTGCGCAGCACGACAATGCCTGGCTGCTGTGGTACCTCAGCGCCGACACCGCCGTGACCTTGCTGTACAACACCGAGCACGACGGTCTGCCAACCCTGCTATGGCGCTACTTCCCGCAAGCCATCATCGCCCTGCTCGCATTGATTGGTTTGTGGCTGTGGCATATCGGCGTGCGTCACGGCCCGGTACAGGCTCCGGCACCGAGTGGTCGTCGACAGTTGATGGAACACCTGCGCGCCAGCGCCGATTTCATCCTGCGTCACAACGGCCAGCAGACCTTGCTGCAAGCGTTGCAGCAGGACGTCCTGCGCCGCGCCCGTCACCGTCATCCCGGTTTCGACCAACTGAACGTCGCCGAACAATGGCTGGTGCTGTCGCGCCTGACCCGCCAACCGACCCGTGCCATCAGCCAGGCCCTGAGCCCGGCACCGAAGCGGCGGATGTCCAGCGCCGAATTCTGCCGTCAGGTCGCCCACCTGCAAGCCTTGAGGAACACGCTATGA
- a CDS encoding AAA family ATPase → MTEHIEPGSPSHAAQQRQRASQLAQAVRGELQKALIGQNPVIDDVLTALIAGGHVLLEGVPGLGKTLLVRALAKCFGGEFARIQFTPDLMPSDVTGHAVYDLQTEQFKLRKGPLFTNLLLADEINRAPAKTQAALLEAMQERQVTLEGRALPIAQPFMVLATQNPIEQEGTYPLPEAELDRFMLKVRMDYPDADQELDMVRQVSRSTRADMLDVQPLRTVLQAKDVQALQRIASDLPLDDQVLDYAVRLARSTRTWPGLTLGAGPRASIALVRCARARALLRGGEFVIPDDIKGCALAVLRHRVRLAPELDIEGLQVDQVLQQLLDQIPAPRL, encoded by the coding sequence ATGACTGAACACATCGAACCCGGCTCGCCCAGCCACGCGGCCCAGCAACGCCAGCGCGCCAGCCAGTTGGCCCAAGCGGTGCGCGGCGAATTGCAGAAGGCGCTGATCGGCCAGAACCCGGTGATCGACGACGTGCTGACCGCGCTGATCGCTGGCGGTCACGTGCTGCTCGAAGGCGTTCCCGGCCTCGGCAAAACCTTGCTGGTACGTGCCCTGGCCAAATGCTTTGGCGGCGAGTTCGCGCGCATTCAGTTCACCCCGGACCTGATGCCCAGCGACGTCACCGGCCACGCGGTCTACGACCTGCAGACCGAGCAGTTCAAACTGCGCAAAGGCCCGTTGTTCACCAATCTGTTGCTGGCCGACGAGATCAACCGCGCCCCGGCCAAGACTCAAGCTGCGTTGCTCGAAGCGATGCAGGAACGTCAGGTCACCCTGGAAGGCCGGGCCCTGCCGATTGCCCAGCCGTTCATGGTGCTCGCCACCCAGAACCCGATCGAACAGGAAGGCACTTATCCGCTGCCCGAGGCCGAACTCGATCGCTTCATGCTCAAGGTGCGCATGGATTACCCCGACGCCGATCAGGAGCTGGACATGGTGCGTCAGGTCAGCCGCTCGACCCGCGCCGACATGCTCGACGTACAACCGCTGCGCACGGTGTTGCAGGCCAAGGACGTGCAAGCCCTGCAACGCATCGCCAGCGATCTGCCGCTGGACGATCAGGTGCTCGACTACGCCGTACGCCTTGCCCGCAGCACCCGCACCTGGCCCGGTCTGACCCTCGGCGCCGGGCCACGCGCCTCCATCGCACTGGTCCGTTGCGCCCGCGCCCGGGCCTTGTTGCGCGGCGGCGAATTCGTGATCCCGGACGACATCAAGGGCTGCGCCCTGGCGGTGCTGCGCCATCGCGTGCGCCTTGCACCGGAGCTGGACATCGAAGGGCTGCAAGTCGATCAAGTCCTTCAGCAACTGCTCGACCAAATACCGGCGCCGCGCCTTTGA
- a CDS encoding DUF58 domain-containing protein, whose translation MKPSRLLLGWLATLLVLAIVLGTLQALDLEVPASLLSINWGLLLALFALSLLDALRLKRLPSPRVHRQMPGSLALGRWHEVRLEVEHDFAQPLTLQLFDHVPDGLNFENLPLAVELHPDQRSQIGYRLRPLKRGHFTFNVCELNLPSPFGLWTGKRLLGITDHTRVYPDFARLYGGQLLAVDNWLSQLGVRQRQRRGQGMEFHQLREFREGDSLRQIDWKATARHRTPIAREYEDERDQQIVFMLDCGRQMRSQDGELSHFDHALNACLLLSYVALRQGDAVGLSTFAGDQPRYLAPGKGAGQLNVLLNGVYDLDCTQRPADYPAAVNQLLARQKRRALVVLVTNARDEDEDELVIALKRLSQHHQVLMANLRENASDLLRHSPVQTLQEALSYCAMVNYLNARAVTHEHLSAHGFAVLDARTGELGPELVSRYLNWKRAGVLL comes from the coding sequence TTGAAGCCCTCGCGCCTGCTGTTGGGCTGGCTGGCGACTCTGCTGGTGCTCGCCATTGTGCTCGGCACTTTGCAGGCGCTGGACCTCGAAGTACCCGCCAGCCTGCTCTCGATCAACTGGGGATTGTTGCTGGCGCTGTTTGCGCTGAGTCTGCTGGACGCCTTGCGTCTCAAGCGCCTGCCCTCGCCGCGCGTACACCGGCAGATGCCCGGTAGTCTTGCCCTCGGCCGCTGGCACGAAGTACGGCTGGAGGTCGAACACGACTTTGCGCAACCGTTGACCCTACAGCTCTTCGACCATGTACCCGACGGCCTGAACTTCGAAAACCTGCCGCTAGCCGTCGAACTGCACCCCGACCAACGCAGCCAGATCGGCTATCGCCTGCGCCCGCTCAAGCGCGGTCACTTCACCTTCAATGTCTGCGAGCTCAACCTGCCAAGCCCCTTCGGTTTGTGGACCGGCAAACGCCTGCTGGGCATCACCGACCACACCCGCGTCTACCCTGACTTCGCCCGTCTCTACGGCGGCCAGTTGCTGGCAGTGGACAACTGGCTCAGCCAGCTCGGCGTACGCCAGCGCCAGCGTCGTGGCCAGGGGATGGAGTTTCATCAGCTCAGGGAATTTCGCGAAGGCGACAGCCTGCGCCAGATCGACTGGAAAGCCACTGCCCGCCATCGCACGCCGATTGCCCGGGAATACGAAGACGAACGTGATCAGCAGATTGTTTTCATGCTCGATTGCGGGCGGCAGATGCGCAGTCAGGATGGGGAGCTGTCGCATTTTGATCATGCGTTGAATGCGTGTCTGCTGTTGAGTTATGTGGCGTTGCGGCAGGGGGATGCGGTGGGGCTGAGTACGTTTGCCGGTGATCAACCGCGTTACCTTGCGCCGGGCAAAGGAGCCGGGCAGTTGAATGTGCTGCTCAACGGCGTCTACGACCTCGACTGTACGCAACGGCCTGCGGATTATCCGGCGGCGGTGAATCAGTTGCTGGCGCGGCAGAAGCGTCGGGCGTTGGTGGTATTGGTGACCAATGCAAGGGATGAGGATGAAGATGAGTTGGTCATTGCCCTCAAGCGCTTGAGTCAACACCATCAAGTGCTCATGGCCAATCTGCGCGAAAATGCCTCTGACCTTCTTCGCCATTCACCCGTGCAAACCTTGCAAGAGGCACTGAGCTACTGCGCCATGGTGAACTACCTCAATGCCAGAGCCGTAACCCATGAGCACTTGAGCGCTCATGGGTTTGCTGTATTGGATGCGCGCACGGGGGAACTGGGCCCGGAGCTTGTGTCACGTTATCTGAACTGGAAAAGAGCAGGTGTTCTGTTGTGA
- a CDS encoding neuraminidase-like domain-containing protein, giving the protein MATIDNIGGLEEKHREALVAYAIGQIRSGGVKKYQFVRTRQDLMELLRLDPEDSHEVQSSPVAEAVSCAQQYISAVYGGQELGFLGCLFDEAHLEEWKFSGNFPDWAGMQELKIYPENVVNPFIRIGKTSLFQNLENDLNQTRLTSESVRTALQTYLEAFVKICNLDVISAFMSGVSPQKAVYYFIGRTRSDPRQYFWREADVELDEQDVATNPAAWKEWRPVDIPSDANVLDLRPVIWNGQLCIVWAVWREGVVREEDSLPEKLDIFLAFKRQDDQWSAPTLLLSRNYEQGTSAAGIRLIATVWSDHTNPKGKLGVLLTNDKTGSGAIRESVVRDLFLRSLPHDNGAWLEEAAKHRFKSADLIQHPLMNQPDVVDKDLISGDLTAYLGLHATAYRVDNKDVLVVRGYCRETGLSGSDVKLTLALQDPGGEDNPSELVGDFPLAGGWSTDSLTFTRTEGSWTLPVITLGSDANGKKKFEVRVTDLTAFPVPSLHKNSLDAAQFLSFNQPGFKLRFIRLNTLNGPELARLATISVDALLDWLTQFLPEKPPSADPSFEDPNGAFDSANGINFWELFFHLPHLVATRLRDEDRFQEALDWFAYLFDPAAPADSDTLSLENPREAYWRCRPLVGPGNPGFEARNSHDPDAICYAKPRHYRILVFCEYVKTLMAMGDRYYRQLTRDSLVAAKLCYARASSLMGKAPTVRAVNRWQAIRLGDLLAANRSRPGLEAFEKSLVFKPGDFPIGTNARVDLELLGSKSFLIPINERLLELFALPGQRLDNLRNNRNIDGAPLQIPLFSPRTKPSELLSALAAGNSGAPRIMGGSLNPFPFRWRVAYETALRASQLLSEISEKVLNLQSSADRAEQEERQQGDLLELGRLAHAMQEQTVEQLRLQVTALEQSMAMAQQRADAFAELYENDVSAAEYQVMQKILLSQIAMLAAASIKPAGAILASLPNIFGLANGGHRAEQITDAVVFGLNTGASILHMDAEKQATTEAYRRRRHDWGMQRDQALAEVSAITAQINAQSQALVAAQTGLEQAALASSQAQVMYNFLKKRATNAELFRWMVGQLKALQRQANDAVCSLCLNARASLDAELGEFDSPNPLPQAWLDNRLGQTSSEHLRLWLLHLERNYIQRYQRRLELRKTISLRKLFDDTVKPQSGIYSWPEALAQLKATGTLEFCLHQLLFDQDHPGHYCRQISTVAVHLPVVKSAYQDVHATLTQIGSVIATKPTGQSVAYLHGDQRDVAPSDIQFNLLAGQSIVLSTGVSDNGLTAQKPDEGLLNPFENSGAVSCWQLKFPWPLKQPQAAVLGSLTDIILEICYTARPGDPTFIRQVVDLVTLAESPEKTTKRKGAGNHG; this is encoded by the coding sequence ATGGCAACGATCGACAATATTGGCGGGCTGGAGGAGAAGCATCGCGAGGCATTGGTTGCTTACGCCATCGGGCAGATTCGCTCAGGTGGCGTCAAGAAATATCAGTTTGTACGAACCAGGCAAGACCTGATGGAACTGCTGCGCCTGGACCCGGAGGACAGCCACGAGGTGCAAAGCTCTCCGGTTGCCGAAGCTGTCAGTTGCGCGCAGCAATATATCAGTGCGGTGTATGGGGGGCAGGAACTCGGTTTTCTGGGCTGCCTCTTTGACGAGGCGCATCTGGAGGAATGGAAATTCTCTGGAAACTTCCCGGACTGGGCGGGGATGCAGGAACTTAAAATCTATCCGGAAAACGTCGTCAACCCCTTCATCCGGATTGGCAAGACCAGCCTGTTCCAGAATCTTGAGAACGACCTGAATCAGACACGATTGACGAGCGAGAGCGTGCGAACCGCGCTGCAGACCTATCTCGAGGCGTTCGTGAAGATCTGTAATCTGGACGTGATCAGTGCCTTCATGTCCGGTGTTTCGCCGCAAAAGGCGGTTTATTACTTCATCGGTCGCACACGCAGTGACCCGCGCCAATATTTCTGGCGTGAGGCTGATGTTGAACTGGACGAGCAAGACGTCGCCACGAATCCTGCGGCATGGAAGGAGTGGCGACCTGTAGATATTCCTTCGGATGCGAATGTACTGGATTTGCGCCCGGTCATCTGGAATGGGCAATTGTGCATTGTGTGGGCCGTCTGGCGCGAGGGGGTGGTGCGAGAGGAAGACTCTCTCCCGGAAAAACTGGATATTTTTCTGGCGTTCAAGCGTCAGGACGATCAGTGGTCGGCTCCGACGCTTTTGCTTTCCCGCAATTATGAACAGGGAACCTCCGCGGCCGGTATTCGCTTGATTGCAACGGTCTGGTCCGACCACACAAACCCCAAGGGCAAGTTGGGGGTGCTGCTGACCAACGACAAAACGGGTAGCGGTGCGATCAGAGAGTCCGTTGTCCGTGATCTGTTTCTGCGTTCTTTGCCTCATGACAACGGTGCCTGGCTGGAAGAAGCGGCGAAACATCGCTTCAAGAGCGCCGACCTGATTCAGCATCCGCTGATGAATCAGCCGGACGTGGTGGACAAGGATCTGATCTCGGGTGATTTGACGGCTTACCTGGGGCTGCATGCCACGGCCTATCGTGTCGACAATAAAGATGTGCTGGTTGTTCGGGGATATTGCAGGGAGACAGGACTGTCGGGCAGCGACGTCAAGCTGACACTGGCATTGCAAGATCCGGGCGGTGAAGACAACCCCTCCGAGCTTGTCGGCGACTTTCCACTGGCCGGTGGCTGGAGCACCGACTCGCTGACGTTTACCCGAACCGAGGGTTCCTGGACGCTACCTGTCATTACTCTTGGCAGTGATGCGAACGGCAAAAAGAAATTCGAGGTGCGGGTCACGGACCTGACGGCATTCCCTGTCCCGTCCCTGCACAAAAACAGCCTGGACGCAGCTCAATTTCTTTCGTTCAATCAGCCGGGCTTCAAGCTGAGGTTCATCCGGCTCAACACGTTGAACGGTCCAGAGCTGGCGCGGCTCGCCACGATTTCCGTTGATGCCTTGCTGGACTGGCTCACCCAGTTTCTGCCAGAGAAGCCGCCTTCTGCGGATCCCTCCTTCGAAGATCCCAACGGTGCATTCGACAGCGCCAATGGCATCAATTTCTGGGAGCTGTTTTTCCATCTGCCGCACCTGGTCGCCACTCGTCTGCGCGATGAGGACCGTTTTCAGGAGGCGCTAGACTGGTTTGCCTATCTGTTTGATCCGGCCGCGCCAGCGGACTCGGACACGTTATCGCTGGAAAATCCCCGGGAGGCCTACTGGCGGTGTCGGCCATTGGTCGGTCCAGGCAATCCGGGTTTTGAGGCGAGGAACTCTCACGATCCCGATGCCATTTGCTATGCAAAGCCCAGGCATTACCGGATCCTGGTGTTCTGTGAATACGTCAAAACCCTGATGGCCATGGGTGATCGCTACTATCGACAGTTGACACGCGACAGTCTGGTCGCCGCCAAACTGTGCTACGCCCGTGCCTCGTCGCTGATGGGGAAGGCACCCACGGTTCGCGCTGTGAACCGCTGGCAAGCGATAAGGCTTGGCGATCTCCTGGCCGCTAATCGTTCGCGACCCGGACTTGAAGCGTTCGAAAAGTCACTCGTGTTCAAGCCCGGGGATTTTCCCATCGGCACCAATGCCCGTGTCGATCTTGAATTGCTGGGCTCGAAATCATTCCTGATCCCGATCAATGAGCGGCTGCTAGAACTGTTTGCTCTGCCTGGACAGCGTCTGGACAACTTGCGTAACAATCGCAACATCGACGGCGCACCCCTGCAAATACCGTTGTTCAGTCCGCGTACCAAACCGAGCGAGTTGTTGAGTGCTCTGGCCGCCGGAAACAGCGGTGCACCAAGAATAATGGGGGGAAGTCTCAATCCCTTCCCGTTTCGCTGGAGGGTGGCATACGAGACGGCATTGCGTGCATCGCAGTTGCTTTCGGAGATCAGCGAAAAGGTCCTGAATCTGCAAAGCAGCGCAGACCGCGCCGAGCAGGAAGAAAGGCAGCAAGGGGATCTGCTGGAGCTGGGACGCCTGGCCCACGCGATGCAGGAGCAGACAGTCGAGCAATTGCGCCTGCAGGTCACTGCGCTGGAGCAGAGCATGGCCATGGCACAGCAGCGGGCGGATGCATTCGCGGAACTCTATGAGAACGACGTATCGGCGGCAGAATACCAGGTCATGCAGAAGATCCTGTTGTCGCAAATAGCCATGCTCGCAGCGGCCTCTATCAAACCGGCTGGCGCGATATTGGCTTCGCTGCCCAACATTTTCGGTCTGGCCAATGGCGGGCATCGCGCCGAGCAAATCACCGATGCGGTCGTATTCGGATTGAACACGGGCGCTTCGATCCTGCACATGGACGCCGAAAAACAAGCGACGACCGAGGCCTATCGCCGCCGGCGTCATGATTGGGGTATGCAGCGTGATCAGGCTCTGGCAGAAGTCAGCGCAATCACCGCCCAGATCAACGCGCAGTCACAGGCACTGGTGGCGGCACAGACAGGCCTGGAGCAAGCTGCACTGGCCAGCAGCCAGGCGCAGGTGATGTATAACTTCCTCAAAAAGCGCGCCACCAATGCTGAGCTCTTCAGATGGATGGTGGGTCAGCTCAAAGCTTTGCAACGTCAGGCAAACGATGCGGTTTGCAGTCTGTGCCTCAATGCCCGGGCTTCGTTAGATGCCGAACTGGGCGAGTTCGATTCGCCAAACCCACTGCCTCAGGCCTGGCTGGATAACCGCTTGGGGCAGACATCGAGTGAGCATCTGCGACTCTGGCTGTTACACCTGGAGCGCAACTATATCCAGCGTTATCAGCGACGGCTGGAATTGCGCAAGACCATCTCGTTGCGAAAGTTGTTCGATGACACAGTCAAGCCTCAGTCCGGCATCTATAGCTGGCCGGAGGCATTGGCGCAGTTGAAGGCAACAGGAACACTGGAGTTCTGTCTGCACCAGTTGCTGTTTGATCAGGATCATCCGGGACATTACTGCCGGCAGATCAGTACGGTCGCAGTCCATCTGCCAGTGGTGAAATCTGCCTATCAAGATGTGCATGCAACCCTGACCCAGATCGGCAGCGTGATCGCGACGAAACCAACCGGGCAATCGGTGGCGTACCTGCACGGCGATCAGAGGGACGTGGCCCCTTCCGACATACAGTTCAACTTGCTCGCCGGGCAGTCGATTGTCCTGTCGACTGGCGTGTCGGACAACGGCTTGACCGCGCAGAAACCTGACGAAGGTTTGCTCAACCCGTTCGAAAATTCCGGGGCGGTTTCCTGTTGGCAGTTGAAGTTTCCGTGGCCGCTTAAACAACCGCAGGCAGCGGTGCTGGGATCGCTGACGGACATCATTCTGGAGATCTGTTATACCGCCAGGCCTGGTGACCCGACCTTCATACGTCAAGTCGTGGATCTGGTGACCCTCGCCGAGTCCCCCGAAAAAACCACAAAGCGCAAGGGAGCTGGCAATCATGGGTAA